From a region of the Paenibacillus sp. FSL R10-2734 genome:
- a CDS encoding LacI family DNA-binding transcriptional regulator codes for MKTITIYDIAREAQVSVATVSRVLNDTAPVKASTRDTIMRVIEKYQFQPNALARSLLKKETGTIAMILPDITNPFFPEVFWGAENIARDKGYTFFLCNTAGQYSRESEYLSILREKRVDGIIFLGGRINLVNCPPELSQEVIELSRHVPIVLVNGNLPKSNLHRIYTDEAAGAALATQHLLDLGHKNIGFIGGMDDTSTTQVKIKSVKKTLKEHGLELRKEWLKSGEFSVNGGRELMNQILDLKDRPTAVLCVNDLTAIGAIKATIEHGLRIPEDISIVGFDDSPLSTAVNPELTTVSQNTNQLGELAVETLHQIINGKNPRKQIILKPQLVVRKSTGVRK; via the coding sequence ATGAAAACAATCACTATTTATGATATAGCAAGAGAAGCACAAGTTTCAGTTGCGACTGTTTCTCGTGTGCTTAATGATACGGCTCCTGTAAAGGCAAGTACCAGGGATACGATTATGAGAGTCATAGAGAAGTACCAATTCCAGCCTAACGCGTTAGCCCGAAGCCTGCTCAAAAAAGAAACTGGTACTATCGCTATGATACTTCCAGATATAACTAACCCATTCTTTCCAGAGGTATTCTGGGGTGCCGAAAATATTGCCAGAGATAAAGGGTATACCTTCTTCCTATGTAATACTGCTGGGCAATACAGTCGAGAATCTGAGTATTTGAGCATTCTCCGAGAAAAAAGAGTGGATGGTATTATCTTTTTGGGTGGTAGGATTAACTTGGTTAATTGTCCCCCTGAGTTATCACAGGAGGTTATTGAACTATCGAGGCACGTACCTATCGTGCTTGTTAACGGTAATTTGCCGAAAAGCAATCTTCATCGAATCTATACGGATGAAGCGGCAGGCGCGGCGCTTGCCACACAACATTTGCTTGATTTAGGACATAAGAATATTGGGTTTATTGGTGGAATGGATGACACCTCAACTACTCAAGTTAAGATAAAATCCGTTAAGAAAACACTAAAGGAACACGGGTTAGAACTCCGTAAAGAATGGCTGAAATCTGGAGAGTTTTCAGTAAATGGTGGTAGAGAATTAATGAATCAAATACTGGATCTGAAGGATAGACCAACTGCTGTATTATGCGTGAATGATCTCACAGCAATAGGTGCTATTAAGGCAACTATTGAGCATGGTCTTCGTATTCCAGAAGATATTTCTATTGTTGGATTCGATGACTCCCCTTTGTCTACTGCGGTTAATCCCGAGTTAACTACGGTTTCTCAGAACACCAATCAGCTGGGGGAACTTGCGGTAGAGACGTTACACCAGATTATTAACGGTAAGAATCCAAGAAAACAGATAATATTAAAGCCGCAATTGGTAGTTAGAAAGAGTACGGGAGTGAGGAAATAA